The following are from one region of the Halobacteriovorax vibrionivorans genome:
- a CDS encoding PLP-dependent aminotransferase family protein, translating into MDKTIKDKLAQIIENMPSDWLRLTTHRLDIYNESLAKVEFLQKLEEITNFENQELERLPTAYDYIRLGHPLSCILEWAIAKASNLNPESVISFSSQSMPILAVLRANKFLGKKTQIVSEKPISELFSSVYQYDFIQTQELEKDFDGTTIVINGSEKADINVTLFDNLGSVISVNDNNIDYIKEIQHVRRRESIAMTPQNCLTAIKGILGEAGRGITKTDTSDLTKTIQEITSSNTQVAFSNCGLSAQYAIMMGQVHFANNKHPGKDIKFIVPPNCYGGTNDQARRVAACIDNVEIIDLPVDSGKDMVTELERILTDVAHADAVPFIIGEIPTNPRVEIPDLIKLRETLKKPRFTNDGATAVGAVFNLDQTFCPNVKFFGDHGYLNDVKVISYVSGSKFPSGGLCTAGYAVASDSAAEYMSYVENHLRLCDNEATDLQLQILTREMPSMNERIAKAYANTRGFVDYIQEILPKAKINFVSHELADATFTPSVFSLDLPARNEEHKRELNHKLIRMMIDAIPEESKHCVSYGQLKGCYWTVPATSTQGTTKESDKDYIVRVSVAADFNLAKHKEVFKRFVKESY; encoded by the coding sequence ATGGATAAGACAATCAAGGATAAATTAGCGCAAATTATCGAAAATATGCCTTCAGATTGGCTACGCTTAACAACACATAGACTCGATATTTACAATGAGTCACTAGCAAAGGTTGAGTTTCTTCAAAAGCTTGAAGAGATTACAAACTTTGAAAATCAAGAGTTAGAAAGATTACCAACAGCTTACGACTATATTCGCTTAGGCCATCCTCTTTCATGTATTCTCGAATGGGCCATCGCCAAGGCATCGAATTTAAATCCAGAAAGTGTTATTTCATTCTCTTCTCAAAGCATGCCAATCCTTGCAGTACTGAGAGCAAATAAATTTTTAGGAAAGAAAACCCAAATCGTAAGTGAAAAGCCTATTTCAGAACTTTTCAGTAGTGTTTATCAATATGACTTTATTCAAACACAAGAACTTGAAAAAGACTTTGATGGTACTACTATAGTGATCAATGGTAGTGAAAAGGCCGATATAAATGTAACGCTTTTTGATAACCTCGGAAGTGTCATTTCAGTAAATGATAATAATATTGATTATATTAAAGAGATTCAACATGTAAGACGTCGAGAATCAATTGCTATGACTCCGCAAAATTGCCTAACAGCAATCAAAGGTATTTTAGGTGAAGCTGGCCGCGGCATAACAAAAACAGACACGTCAGATCTTACAAAAACAATACAAGAAATTACAAGTTCAAATACACAAGTGGCCTTTAGTAATTGTGGCCTATCAGCTCAATATGCCATCATGATGGGACAAGTCCACTTTGCTAATAATAAACACCCTGGAAAAGACATCAAGTTTATCGTTCCTCCAAATTGTTACGGAGGTACCAATGATCAAGCAAGACGTGTTGCTGCTTGTATCGACAATGTTGAAATCATTGATCTTCCTGTAGATAGTGGAAAAGATATGGTTACTGAGCTTGAGAGAATTTTAACAGATGTAGCACACGCTGATGCTGTCCCTTTTATTATTGGGGAAATTCCCACAAACCCTCGAGTTGAAATACCTGATTTAATAAAACTTCGAGAAACTTTAAAGAAGCCAAGGTTCACTAATGATGGGGCCACTGCAGTTGGCGCTGTTTTTAATCTCGACCAAACATTTTGTCCAAATGTTAAATTCTTTGGTGATCACGGCTATCTAAATGATGTAAAAGTAATTTCATATGTTAGTGGATCAAAGTTTCCAAGTGGAGGTCTTTGTACTGCAGGATATGCTGTTGCAAGTGACAGTGCTGCAGAGTATATGAGTTACGTTGAAAATCATCTACGATTATGTGACAACGAAGCAACTGATTTACAACTTCAAATTTTAACTCGTGAAATGCCTAGTATGAACGAAAGAATTGCAAAGGCATATGCCAACACTCGTGGCTTTGTAGACTATATTCAAGAGATACTACCAAAAGCAAAGATCAACTTTGTTTCACATGAATTAGCAGATGCAACTTTTACTCCCTCTGTCTTCTCTCTCGATCTACCAGCGCGCAACGAAGAGCATAAACGAGAACTAAATCACAAGTTAATCCGTATGATGATTGACGCTATTCCGGAAGAAAGCAAGCACTGTGTGAGTTATGGACAACTAAAAGGTTGTTACTGGACTGTTCCTGCCACATCAACTCAAGGAACAACTAAGGAAAGTGACAAAGACTATATTGTACGCGTATCTGTAGCAGCAGATTTTAATCTCGCAAAACACAAAGAAGTATTCAAAAGATTCGTTAAAGAGTCATACTAA
- the mnhG gene encoding monovalent cation/H(+) antiporter subunit G, with translation MIQLIGEILIFLGSIFVFLAVVGFIKMPDFYMKLQAASKASAFGAALVLIGSSLIIPDLNFVITNFTLFIFLLITTPIATHALAYAKKKRMSNGESEA, from the coding sequence ATGATACAGCTTATAGGAGAAATTTTAATTTTTTTAGGCTCTATATTTGTATTCCTTGCAGTAGTGGGATTTATTAAGATGCCAGACTTTTATATGAAGTTACAAGCTGCTAGTAAAGCGTCTGCTTTTGGTGCTGCTCTTGTTCTGATTGGTTCAAGTTTAATTATTCCAGACTTAAATTTTGTAATTACAAACTTTACACTCTTTATTTTCTTATTAATTACAACGCCAATTGCAACACATGCCTTGGCGTATGCGAAGAAAAAAAGAATGAGTAATGGAGAAAGCGAGGCTTAG
- a CDS encoding monovalent cation/H+ antiporter complex subunit F: protein MSILMMISTGIIILTCLLLVFEAVKERDVLVKVLAFDLIGVTGVSLFLMLYTNNRNPFFLNIAQLIAIVGFVTALVFAFYLSEMSKGDK, encoded by the coding sequence ATGAGTATACTAATGATGATCTCAACTGGTATTATCATTCTAACCTGCTTATTGCTTGTTTTTGAAGCTGTAAAAGAAAGGGATGTGCTTGTTAAAGTATTAGCTTTTGACTTGATTGGTGTAACCGGTGTTAGTCTTTTTCTTATGCTTTATACAAATAATAGAAATCCTTTCTTCTTAAATATTGCCCAGTTAATAGCAATTGTTGGATTTGTGACAGCACTTGTTTTTGCATTTTACTTATCTGAAATGAGTAAGGGGGATAAATGA
- a CDS encoding Na+/H+ antiporter subunit E, translating to MKLWYILQFVVLYLWDLSLGALRVAQDVITPKDLSSPGIIKFPLEVKTDFEIALLSNLITFSPGTMVIDLAPDNSYLYIHMMFLENEEDAIKEFKEQIESRVLRILR from the coding sequence ATGAAGTTATGGTATATATTACAATTCGTTGTACTCTATCTTTGGGACTTGTCCTTAGGAGCATTAAGAGTAGCTCAGGACGTCATTACGCCTAAAGACTTATCTTCACCTGGGATAATAAAGTTTCCTTTAGAGGTTAAGACTGATTTTGAAATAGCGTTGCTATCAAATCTTATTACATTCTCACCGGGAACAATGGTTATTGATTTGGCTCCAGATAATTCATATTTATATATTCACATGATGTTTTTAGAAAATGAAGAAGATGCCATTAAAGAGTTTAAAGAACAAATTGAAAGTCGAGTTCTAAGGATTTTACGATGA